A genomic stretch from Limisphaerales bacterium includes:
- a CDS encoding sigma-54-dependent Fis family transcriptional regulator: MKPDLPPVLVVDDEPNMRETVREMLNDDGFAVELAESAEQALEMMAAPGAEFFMVITDGRLGGMSGYDLIRKMAQDFPKLQVILITAFATPKLAVEAIQAGAADYLSKPFAPEELLHAVDRCRDHFELTAENKTLRARSRGSEVYEVQQIIGESPQMIELRQFIQTVGPTDSTVLILGESGTGKELVAGSIHNLSRRTDKHYIRLNCAAIPETLLESELFGHEKGAFTGALRTKPGRVEEANGGTIFLDEIGDMSRPLQAKLLRFLEDGSFTRVGGNEEKRVDVRIISATNRDIVTAIKDNEFREDLYHRLNVMKFRPPPLRDRGDDVVQLAEFFLNQHCQNLGRSKLGLSKEASQKLMRHNWPGNVRELRNVMERAAILEQTDEVLNSSLPDFEMEMRLRQSDDSGAEINLEAGFAEAVAEFERRMITAALERNQYNMNRSAEMLKMTRHSLRYRMQQLGLSMSGGTSGDDGDSE, encoded by the coding sequence ATGAAACCCGACCTCCCCCCAGTCCTAGTGGTTGATGATGAGCCGAACATGCGCGAAACCGTGCGTGAAATGCTCAACGACGATGGCTTTGCCGTGGAGCTGGCCGAATCCGCCGAACAAGCGCTCGAGATGATGGCCGCCCCCGGCGCGGAATTTTTCATGGTGATTACCGATGGACGGCTCGGCGGCATGAGTGGCTACGATCTCATCCGGAAAATGGCTCAGGATTTCCCCAAACTCCAGGTCATCCTGATCACCGCTTTTGCCACCCCAAAACTTGCAGTGGAGGCCATTCAGGCCGGTGCGGCGGATTATCTTTCGAAACCGTTTGCTCCCGAAGAATTACTGCACGCGGTCGATCGTTGCCGCGATCATTTTGAGCTGACTGCTGAAAATAAAACCCTGCGCGCGCGTTCCCGGGGCAGTGAGGTTTACGAAGTACAACAAATTATCGGCGAATCGCCCCAAATGATCGAGCTGCGTCAGTTTATCCAAACCGTGGGCCCCACCGATTCCACAGTACTTATTCTTGGCGAAAGCGGCACTGGAAAAGAACTGGTGGCCGGATCCATTCACAACCTCAGCCGCCGCACAGATAAACATTACATCCGCCTCAATTGCGCCGCCATTCCTGAAACGCTTTTGGAGAGCGAATTGTTTGGTCACGAAAAAGGCGCATTCACCGGCGCCCTGCGCACCAAGCCCGGCCGGGTAGAAGAGGCGAATGGTGGGACGATTTTTCTCGATGAAATCGGCGACATGAGCCGCCCCCTGCAGGCGAAGTTGCTTCGGTTTCTCGAGGATGGTTCGTTCACGCGCGTGGGGGGCAATGAGGAAAAGCGCGTTGATGTGCGGATCATTTCTGCGACCAATCGCGACATTGTGACAGCCATCAAAGACAATGAATTTCGCGAAGATTTATATCATCGTCTCAACGTGATGAAATTCCGTCCGCCCCCCTTACGCGATCGCGGCGATGATGTCGTGCAATTGGCGGAATTTTTCCTCAATCAACATTGTCAAAACTTGGGTCGGAGCAAGTTGGGACTTTCTAAAGAGGCATCACAAAAACTGATGAGGCACAATTGGCCCGGCAATGTGCGCGAATTACGCAACGTCATGGAACGCGCCGCCATTCTGGAGCAAACAGACGAGGTGCTGAATTCCAGCCTGCCGGATTTCGAAATGGAAATGCGCCTGCGACAATCTGATGATAGCGGGGCGGAGATCAATCTTGAAGCAGGCTTTGCCGAAGCGGTGGCTGAATTTGAGCGCCGAATGATCACCGCCGCTCTTGAGCGGAATCAATACAACATGAATCGCAGCGCTGAGATGTTGAAAATGACCCGTCATTCTCTCCGCTATCGGATGCAGCAACTCGGTCTCTCCATGTCCGGCGGTACTAGCGGTGACGACGGCGACAGCGAATAA
- the hpnD gene encoding presqualene diphosphate synthase HpnD, with product MTTATANNPAALEASRAITRRSASNLALSFVALDKRRRNAMSALYAFCRQVDDVADDETQPREQRAATLQDWREDIRRACEGGQPRTQVNQALQPVIEQYALKFEYFDELIRGMEMDLAQDRFETREELDCYCYRAASVVGLLSIEIFGYRNDACQQYAVHLGKALQLTNILRDVGNDAARGRIYLPVSDMEKYGVDPQSLLDLKYSAAFHNLAAATAVRARSHYQMASELLPAADRRAMVAAEAMGAVYWRLLRRMENNKFRVFGPRPTRLGRVHKLALVFGTWWRIKTGSNRPNYGCG from the coding sequence GTGACGACGGCGACAGCGAATAATCCTGCCGCCTTGGAAGCCAGCCGCGCCATCACGCGCCGCAGTGCTTCGAATTTGGCGCTTTCCTTTGTGGCACTCGACAAGCGTCGCCGCAACGCGATGAGTGCCCTATACGCATTCTGTCGGCAGGTTGATGATGTTGCTGATGATGAAACCCAACCCCGCGAACAGCGCGCTGCCACCTTGCAGGATTGGCGCGAAGATATCCGCCGCGCTTGCGAAGGCGGTCAGCCGCGTACCCAAGTCAATCAGGCGCTGCAGCCGGTTATCGAACAATACGCCCTCAAGTTTGAATATTTTGACGAGCTCATTCGCGGCATGGAAATGGATCTTGCGCAGGATCGTTTTGAGACTCGCGAAGAATTGGATTGCTATTGTTATCGCGCCGCTTCCGTGGTCGGCCTGTTGAGCATCGAAATTTTTGGCTATCGCAACGACGCCTGCCAGCAATATGCCGTGCACCTTGGCAAAGCCCTGCAGCTGACCAACATTCTCCGCGACGTCGGCAATGATGCCGCGCGTGGTCGCATTTACCTTCCTGTTTCTGATATGGAGAAATACGGCGTGGATCCACAATCTTTGCTGGACTTAAAATACTCCGCCGCCTTTCACAACCTCGCCGCGGCCACCGCCGTGCGGGCGCGCAGCCATTACCAAATGGCGTCTGAATTATTACCCGCAGCCGATCGGCGCGCCATGGTGGCTGCCGAGGCGATGGGGGCGGTGTACTGGCGATTGCTGCGGCGGATGGAAAACAATAAATTCCGTGTCTTCGGGCCGCGCCCCACGCGGCTTGGCCGGGTTCACAAGCTGGCGCTCGTCTTCGGTACGTGGTGGCGCATCAAGACCGGCTCCAACCGTCCCAATTATGGCTGCGGTTGA
- a CDS encoding diaminopimelate epimerase, producing MNGAGNDFVLIDNRDGAISLGREQIAKLCHRQRGVGADGLILLKNAEGEGDWAWDFYNADGSDAEMCGNGARCFASYIQHSIGGDGELSFETACGLVRATVDDTTVTVTLTDPTHLALNETIRTQAGEQTIHSLNTGVPHAVLFVDNADAAMVDRMGEEIRFHDHFAPAGTNVNFVQILSPGQIRVRTYERGVGETLACGTGVSAGAIITAYLNDWAPTVQVTVLGGDTLTVDFHGDGETFSNVKLTGPAQFVFEGTAAV from the coding sequence ATGAATGGGGCGGGAAATGACTTCGTGCTGATCGATAATCGCGATGGCGCGATTTCGCTTGGGCGTGAACAAATCGCCAAACTCTGCCATCGCCAGCGCGGCGTGGGAGCCGATGGATTAATCCTCCTCAAAAATGCCGAGGGCGAGGGCGATTGGGCTTGGGATTTTTATAATGCCGACGGCAGCGACGCTGAGATGTGCGGCAATGGTGCGCGTTGTTTTGCCAGTTACATTCAACACTCGATAGGCGGCGATGGCGAGTTGAGTTTTGAAACCGCATGCGGCCTTGTGCGCGCCACTGTTGACGATACCACCGTAACGGTGACTCTGACCGACCCCACCCACCTCGCACTGAACGAAACGATTAGGACCCAAGCCGGCGAACAAACCATCCATTCTCTCAACACCGGTGTCCCGCACGCGGTGCTGTTTGTGGACAATGCTGATGCCGCGATGGTGGATCGCATGGGAGAAGAGATTCGTTTCCACGATCATTTCGCGCCCGCAGGCACGAATGTGAATTTTGTGCAAATCTTGTCGCCCGGTCAAATCCGTGTGCGCACCTACGAGCGCGGTGTGGGTGAAACCCTCGCCTGCGGTACCGGCGTAAGCGCTGGAGCCATCATCACCGCTTATCTCAACGATTGGGCGCCGACCGTGCAAGTGACAGTCCTCGGCGGCGACACCCTAACCGTAGATTTCCACGGCGATGGTGAAACATTCTCAAACGTTAAACTCACCGGCCCTGCGCAATTTGTGTTTGAAGGAACAGCGGCAGTTTAG
- a CDS encoding 4-hydroxy-tetrahydrodipicolinate synthase, translated as MFTGVYTALVTPFKKGCLDETALKKLVELQVKCGVDGIVPVGTTGESPTVDFEEHVRIIELAVYYAKGRCKIIAGSGANSTEEAVYLTKSAEYAGADGSLQVCPYYNKPSQDGLYAHFSEIAKSTNLPIILYSIPGRCNVEIAVPTVVRLASDCPNIVCIKEAGGDVDRVSQLRAALPRQFTILSGDDALTLPFMAVGAKGVISVSSNLIPRQLAKMVHAFLEGDAKGALKLHEKYYPLFKDLFIETNPVPVKAALAMKGLVAEEYRLPLVKMNPEHRRKLRATLKATGVLK; from the coding sequence ATGTTTACCGGAGTTTATACCGCACTCGTCACGCCCTTCAAGAAAGGGTGCCTAGATGAGACTGCATTGAAAAAACTTGTTGAGCTGCAGGTGAAATGTGGAGTGGATGGTATTGTGCCCGTGGGGACCACCGGCGAATCGCCCACAGTCGATTTTGAAGAGCATGTGCGGATCATTGAATTGGCAGTTTATTACGCGAAGGGCCGGTGCAAAATCATCGCCGGCAGTGGCGCAAATTCCACCGAGGAAGCCGTGTATCTCACCAAATCTGCCGAGTATGCCGGTGCGGATGGCTCACTGCAAGTGTGCCCCTATTACAACAAGCCTTCGCAGGACGGCCTTTACGCGCACTTCAGCGAGATTGCCAAATCCACCAATTTACCCATCATACTTTACAGCATTCCCGGGCGCTGCAACGTGGAAATTGCCGTGCCCACCGTGGTACGTCTCGCGTCAGATTGTCCAAATATTGTGTGCATTAAAGAAGCTGGCGGCGACGTGGATCGCGTCAGCCAATTGCGCGCTGCCTTGCCCCGGCAATTTACCATCCTCAGTGGCGACGATGCCCTCACGCTGCCTTTCATGGCTGTCGGCGCAAAGGGGGTTATTAGTGTTTCGAGCAACTTGATTCCGAGGCAGCTCGCCAAAATGGTTCATGCTTTTCTGGAGGGAGATGCCAAAGGCGCGCTGAAGTTGCACGAAAAATATTATCCGCTCTTCAAGGATCTGTTTATCGAAACCAACCCGGTCCCCGTTAAGGCTGCGTTGGCCATGAAAGGGTTGGTCGCCGAGGAGTACCGGCTTCCATTGGTTAAAATGAATCCTGAACACCGCCGCAAATTGCGTGCCACGCTTAAGGCAACGGGTGTGCTCAAGTAA
- a CDS encoding 4-hydroxy-tetrahydrodipicolinate reductase — MVKIIIHGSKGRMGQMLIACGESMDGIEIVAGVDEGDDLSALIADCDAVIDFSLHSASAGCAMLCAKHDKAFVIGTTGHSDAEKSEILNHQSEIPIVWASNYSTGVNTLFWLTKKATEILGPNFDLEVVEMHHRHKVDAPSGTATTLGEILLEVRNQQNDALRHGREGIVGARTNEEIGIHSLRGGDVVGDHTVIYAGAGERLELTHKAASRETFANGALRAAQWAVQQSPGLYDMQNVLGLE, encoded by the coding sequence ATGGTCAAAATCATAATTCACGGTTCCAAAGGGCGAATGGGCCAAATGCTAATCGCGTGCGGGGAATCGATGGACGGCATCGAGATCGTCGCAGGCGTGGACGAAGGCGATGACTTATCCGCCCTCATCGCCGACTGCGATGCGGTGATCGATTTTAGTCTCCACAGCGCCAGCGCTGGATGCGCAATGCTCTGCGCCAAGCATGACAAAGCGTTTGTCATCGGCACCACCGGTCACTCTGATGCGGAGAAATCTGAAATCCTTAATCACCAATCAGAAATCCCGATTGTCTGGGCCAGTAATTATTCAACCGGGGTGAACACGCTTTTCTGGCTCACAAAAAAGGCCACTGAAATCCTCGGGCCGAATTTTGATTTGGAAGTGGTGGAGATGCATCACCGCCACAAAGTCGATGCCCCCAGTGGCACGGCCACGACACTCGGCGAAATTCTGCTCGAAGTTCGTAATCAACAAAACGACGCACTGCGTCACGGTCGCGAAGGAATCGTGGGTGCGCGGACGAACGAGGAAATTGGGATTCACAGCCTGCGCGGTGGCGACGTGGTGGGAGATCACACGGTTATTTATGCCGGTGCCGGTGAACGCCTCGAGCTCACTCATAAAGCGGCCAGCCGCGAAACCTTTGCCAACGGAGCCCTTCGCGCCGCACAATGGGCCGTCCAGCAATCGCCCGGCCTTTATGATATGCAGAATGTGTTAGGCTTGGAATGA
- the folK gene encoding 2-amino-4-hydroxy-6-hydroxymethyldihydropteridine diphosphokinase — protein MNPDPICLIAIGSNLGDSVANIQRAFEELQNISAFQIQKSSLWRSTPVDCPPDSPDFINAAAAFEPLENETAESLLTKLQQLESKFGRRPKAILNEARSLDLDLIAFKNETRNTQFLALPHPRFHQRRFVLAPLNELAPQMVLPGQTQTVGQLLEALDTDESVTLISTDG, from the coding sequence ATGAATCCCGATCCGATTTGTCTCATCGCCATCGGTTCCAATCTGGGTGACTCGGTTGCCAATATTCAGCGCGCTTTCGAAGAACTCCAAAACATTTCCGCCTTCCAAATTCAAAAATCCTCACTATGGCGCAGCACGCCAGTCGATTGCCCGCCCGACTCACCTGATTTTATCAACGCCGCCGCCGCCTTTGAGCCATTGGAAAACGAGACGGCGGAATCGCTCCTTACCAAACTTCAACAACTCGAATCCAAGTTTGGCCGCCGACCTAAAGCGATCTTGAATGAAGCGCGTTCTCTCGACCTTGATCTCATCGCCTTCAAAAATGAAACTCGCAACACACAATTCCTGGCTCTTCCACACCCACGCTTCCATCAACGACGATTCGTGCTTGCGCCCCTGAATGAACTTGCGCCTCAGATGGTTCTACCCGGCCAAACTCAAACCGTAGGTCAACTCCTCGAAGCGCTCGACACGGACGAATCCGTTACGCTAATCTCGACCGATGGCTAA
- a CDS encoding Nramp family divalent metal transporter — MANDPTSVPRRWYQSLGPGLITACVVIGPGSILTSSKAGAANGYTLSWVIAAAALFMLAFTTMAVRLGVVAADSPGTLLARSVGRWLAVLIGVSVFFIASAFQFGNNLGAHTAINTYLESDYLIIVFNAAAIAFLFCFKNLYRALEKLMMVFVGVMLIAFTANLFFAKPAASEWARGFVPRAVGELDWVVLGLVGTTFAIAAAYFQIYLVRQKGVSRDGLAGSLLDSRVGVVIIGLVTLMIMGTAASVLRGKELQDAGDVARQLQPLFGDWGKGLFCLGLFSGAYSSFLINSMVGGFVLSDGLGLGSAPGDKWPRYLTAVVLLVGMGMALFVVRTGARPVAAIVMAQAVTVIVAPLLAGVLLWFCNQEKFMGNQRNGWLLNLLGGLGFIILLAMAWNTAFNKVWPKISALTN, encoded by the coding sequence ATGGCTAATGACCCAACGTCCGTCCCGCGCCGTTGGTATCAATCCTTGGGGCCGGGGCTCATCACCGCCTGCGTGGTTATCGGTCCGGGCAGCATTCTCACCAGTTCCAAAGCAGGTGCCGCAAACGGGTACACGCTGAGCTGGGTCATCGCCGCTGCGGCTCTCTTCATGCTGGCCTTTACCACCATGGCCGTGCGACTGGGGGTCGTGGCTGCCGATTCACCGGGAACCCTGCTCGCACGCAGTGTCGGCCGATGGTTGGCAGTGTTGATCGGCGTTTCAGTGTTTTTTATCGCTTCAGCATTTCAATTCGGAAACAACCTCGGCGCTCACACCGCAATCAACACTTATCTTGAATCTGATTATTTGATCATCGTCTTCAATGCTGCTGCGATTGCATTTTTGTTTTGTTTCAAAAACCTTTATCGGGCTCTAGAAAAATTAATGATGGTGTTTGTGGGCGTGATGTTGATCGCATTCACAGCCAATTTATTTTTTGCCAAACCCGCTGCATCGGAGTGGGCGCGAGGATTTGTTCCACGCGCTGTCGGTGAACTGGATTGGGTGGTACTTGGTTTGGTGGGGACGACTTTTGCAATCGCCGCGGCGTATTTTCAAATTTATCTCGTACGCCAAAAGGGCGTAAGCCGGGATGGCTTGGCGGGAAGTTTGCTCGATTCGCGCGTGGGTGTGGTGATTATCGGATTAGTTACATTGATGATCATGGGCACGGCTGCCTCGGTCTTGCGCGGCAAAGAACTTCAGGACGCCGGTGATGTGGCCCGCCAATTGCAGCCGCTCTTTGGCGACTGGGGGAAGGGCCTGTTTTGTCTCGGATTATTTTCCGGCGCGTATTCTTCGTTTCTGATTAACTCAATGGTCGGTGGCTTTGTGCTTTCCGACGGCCTCGGCCTGGGCAGTGCGCCCGGAGATAAATGGCCGCGCTACCTCACGGCTGTGGTTTTGCTCGTTGGGATGGGGATGGCATTGTTTGTGGTTCGCACCGGCGCCCGACCCGTGGCTGCGATCGTGATGGCTCAGGCAGTCACTGTAATCGTCGCACCGCTGTTGGCCGGAGTTCTGTTGTGGTTTTGCAATCAGGAAAAATTTATGGGCAATCAACGCAACGGCTGGCTCTTGAATCTGCTCGGCGGGCTTGGATTTATCATCCTGCTCGCAATGGCCTGGAACACAGCGTTCAACAAAGTTTGGCCCAAGATCAGCGCCTTAACCAATTGA
- the panB gene encoding 3-methyl-2-oxobutanoate hydroxymethyltransferase, producing the protein MPVVKITPDIIRQMKSREPIAALTAYDYSMAKLLDRCGVPLLLVGDSLGMIALGLPDTTGVTMEDMLHHTRAAARAQPRALLAADLPAGSYATPEAALANARRLMESGAEAVKAEGGLSIDAQVRAIVADGIPFLGHLGMLPQNVQAEGGYKIKGRSAEEQSALRADAAALVDAGAFGIVLELVEAELAAELTSTLTIPTIGIASGTGCDGQILVTTDLWATSPDFIPRHAQPNKQVKLEMEKTIENWMNQL; encoded by the coding sequence GTGCCTGTCGTGAAAATAACCCCCGACATCATCCGTCAAATGAAAAGCCGCGAGCCCATCGCGGCGCTGACGGCCTATGATTATTCCATGGCCAAACTGCTCGACCGATGCGGCGTGCCGTTACTGTTGGTGGGTGATTCGCTCGGCATGATTGCCCTGGGATTGCCTGATACCACCGGCGTGACCATGGAAGATATGCTCCATCACACCCGCGCGGCAGCCCGCGCACAGCCTCGAGCGTTGTTGGCGGCTGACTTGCCCGCAGGCAGTTATGCCACGCCCGAAGCAGCTCTGGCCAATGCCCGCCGATTGATGGAGAGCGGCGCAGAGGCAGTGAAAGCAGAGGGTGGTTTGAGCATCGACGCCCAAGTGCGTGCCATTGTGGCTGATGGCATTCCCTTTCTCGGTCACTTAGGAATGCTGCCACAAAACGTGCAAGCCGAAGGCGGCTACAAAATCAAAGGCCGCAGTGCGGAGGAACAATCGGCGTTGCGGGCCGATGCAGCAGCATTGGTCGATGCAGGCGCGTTTGGCATTGTATTGGAATTGGTGGAGGCGGAGCTTGCTGCAGAATTGACTTCCACGCTAACCATCCCGACCATTGGAATCGCCTCCGGCACCGGATGCGACGGGCAAATTTTGGTGACCACCGATCTATGGGCCACATCGCCGGACTTCATCCCGCGCCACGCCCAGCCCAACAAACAGGTGAAATTGGAAATGGAAAAGACGATTGAAAATTGGATGAACCAATTATAA
- the moaC gene encoding cyclic pyranopterin monophosphate synthase MoaC translates to MKKLTHIDAKGEARMVDVSAKPAQHRSATARGEIRMAKETLALIRRDKIAKGNVLATARIAGIQAAKRTGDLIPMCHPLPINHCEVEFTFPKTGNAILISATAKVTAQTGVEMEALTAVNLAALTIYDMCKAVDKKMRITNVKLVSKTKR, encoded by the coding sequence ATGAAAAAACTAACTCACATTGACGCAAAAGGCGAAGCCAGAATGGTGGACGTTTCCGCCAAGCCGGCGCAGCATCGCAGCGCTACTGCGCGCGGCGAGATTCGGATGGCGAAAGAAACGCTTGCTCTAATTCGTCGGGACAAGATTGCCAAAGGCAACGTGCTGGCCACCGCGCGCATCGCAGGCATCCAAGCCGCCAAACGTACGGGTGATTTGATTCCGATGTGTCATCCATTGCCAATCAATCATTGCGAAGTGGAATTCACATTTCCGAAAACGGGCAACGCAATCCTTATCAGCGCCACGGCAAAGGTGACGGCACAAACGGGCGTTGAAATGGAGGCCCTCACGGCGGTAAACCTCGCCGCATTAACCATTTATGATATGTGCAAGGCGGTTGATAAAAAAATGCGTATCACCAATGTAAAACTGGTTTCAAAAACAAAACGATGA
- a CDS encoding MogA/MoaB family molybdenum cofactor biosynthesis protein, producing the protein MNIQVGIITVSDRAAAGEYKNLGGPLLAKAADGYGWAVLAEAVVRDEVEQIQRAIREQIAKGCHLVLTTGGTGVAPRDVTPEAVREIADRELPGFGEVMRMESMKITENAILSRSLAVAVGNALVICLPGKPKGAVECLGFVVGAIPHCVEVVAGVPTSC; encoded by the coding sequence ATGAATATACAGGTGGGAATTATCACCGTGTCCGACCGTGCCGCGGCGGGCGAATACAAAAACCTCGGCGGCCCGCTTCTGGCCAAGGCCGCCGATGGTTACGGCTGGGCGGTGCTTGCCGAGGCGGTAGTGCGCGATGAGGTGGAACAAATCCAACGCGCCATCCGCGAACAAATCGCAAAGGGCTGCCATCTCGTGCTTACCACCGGCGGTACCGGTGTGGCGCCGCGTGATGTCACCCCCGAGGCCGTGCGGGAAATTGCCGATCGCGAATTGCCCGGCTTTGGCGAAGTGATGCGGATGGAATCAATGAAAATCACCGAGAACGCAATCCTCTCCCGTAGCCTCGCGGTTGCGGTGGGTAATGCGTTAGTAATTTGTTTGCCCGGAAAACCAAAGGGCGCGGTCGAATGCCTCGGTTTTGTCGTTGGGGCGATCCCGCATTGCGTGGAAGTCGTAGCGGGTGTTCCAACAAGTTGCTGA
- the psd gene encoding phosphatidylserine decarboxylase (Phosphatidylserine decarboxylase is synthesized as a single chain precursor. Generation of the pyruvoyl active site from a Ser is coupled to cleavage of a Gly-Ser bond between the larger (beta) and smaller (alpha chains). It is an integral membrane protein.), which produces MVDSGIQFYNRYTDTVENEVVYGERWLRWILFNPFGQIALHAVAKRAWFSRWYGWRMSCAGSASRVKPFIEQYGIAEGEHVKAADEFTSFNDFFYRKLKPGARPVDAAGDSVVFPADGRHLGFAKASEVEGVFVKGQQFDLPRLLGDASLVKRFADGAAVFSRLCPVDYHRFHFPVAGVPQEARLINGPLYSVNPLALRDRLAILWENKRFITEIKTEKNGSVLTIEIGATNVGSVNHTFVPLRAVSKGEEKGCFAFGGSATFTIFEPGRVELAADLLEHSAQRREVYAKVGDRMGSFRS; this is translated from the coding sequence ATGGTTGATTCCGGCATCCAATTTTATAATCGTTACACCGACACGGTGGAGAACGAAGTTGTCTACGGCGAGCGATGGCTGCGTTGGATCCTATTTAATCCGTTCGGCCAAATCGCATTGCACGCGGTGGCAAAGCGCGCGTGGTTTTCGCGATGGTATGGCTGGCGAATGAGCTGCGCGGGCAGCGCCTCGCGCGTGAAACCATTCATCGAGCAATACGGAATCGCTGAAGGCGAGCACGTCAAGGCGGCGGATGAGTTTACCTCGTTTAACGATTTCTTTTATCGCAAACTTAAGCCCGGGGCGCGACCAGTGGATGCGGCGGGTGACTCCGTGGTGTTTCCCGCAGACGGGCGTCATCTTGGGTTCGCAAAGGCCTCGGAGGTGGAAGGTGTGTTTGTGAAAGGGCAACAATTTGATTTGCCGCGCCTTTTGGGAGATGCCTCGCTGGTCAAGCGATTTGCTGATGGCGCGGCGGTGTTTTCGCGGTTGTGTCCGGTGGATTATCATCGTTTTCATTTCCCTGTGGCGGGCGTCCCGCAAGAGGCGCGCTTGATCAATGGCCCTTTATATTCTGTGAATCCGCTGGCCCTGCGTGATCGTCTGGCGATCCTCTGGGAAAACAAACGATTCATTACTGAAATCAAAACGGAAAAAAATGGAAGCGTGCTGACGATCGAAATCGGTGCGACAAACGTGGGCAGCGTCAATCACACATTCGTGCCCTTGCGCGCGGTATCAAAAGGTGAAGAGAAAGGGTGTTTCGCCTTTGGTGGTTCGGCGACGTTTACAATTTTTGAGCCGGGCCGCGTGGAGCTGGCGGCCGATTTGCTGGAGCATTCGGCCCAAAGACGTGAGGTTTACGCCAAAGTAGGTGATCGAATGGGGTCGTTCCGGTCTTGA
- a CDS encoding esterase family protein gives MVWGEDGHSGRHGGSIFPQSVKWIFSDAKNEAIEKPQPKIPEYKYTKDSERQRDVPRGKVTEHLLESKIFKDTRREYFVYVPAQYRAEQPACVMVFQDGHAYVNEKGDVRASIVFDNLIHKKEMPVTIGVFVNPGHRGKEFPENRWRANNRSFEYDSLGDQYARFVLEELLPAVGANYNLSDKAADRAICGASSGGICAFTVAWERPDAFSKVYSMIGSFTNIRGGHVYPSWIRKTARKPVKVFLQEGRNDINNIHGHWPLANEQMAAALKFMNWDYKFVYGEDKHNLKHGGTILPDALRWLWADHLKGKE, from the coding sequence ATGGTTTGGGGAGAGGATGGCCATAGCGGTCGGCACGGCGGCTCAATTTTCCCGCAATCAGTGAAGTGGATTTTCAGCGATGCAAAAAATGAAGCAATTGAAAAACCACAGCCAAAAATACCTGAATACAAGTACACAAAGGATTCGGAACGTCAAAGAGATGTGCCGCGCGGCAAGGTGACAGAGCATCTTCTTGAGAGTAAAATTTTCAAAGATACTCGACGCGAGTATTTCGTGTACGTGCCCGCGCAGTACCGGGCCGAGCAACCCGCGTGTGTGATGGTGTTTCAGGATGGCCATGCGTATGTGAACGAAAAGGGTGATGTGCGTGCGTCGATTGTATTCGACAATCTCATTCATAAAAAAGAAATGCCGGTAACGATTGGTGTCTTTGTGAATCCAGGGCATCGCGGGAAGGAGTTTCCAGAAAATCGATGGCGTGCAAATAATCGGAGCTTTGAATACGATTCACTTGGCGATCAGTATGCGCGTTTCGTGCTGGAGGAGTTGTTACCGGCGGTTGGCGCGAACTATAATCTTTCGGACAAGGCGGCAGACCGCGCAATCTGCGGCGCGAGCAGTGGCGGCATCTGCGCTTTCACTGTGGCGTGGGAAAGGCCGGATGCATTCAGTAAAGTGTATAGTATGATCGGCAGCTTCACGAATATTCGCGGTGGCCATGTGTATCCTAGTTGGATCCGTAAAACCGCACGCAAACCGGTAAAAGTTTTTCTGCAGGAGGGACGAAATGACATCAACAACATACATGGCCATTGGCCGCTGGCCAACGAACAGATGGCGGCTGCACTGAAGTTTATGAACTGGGACTACAAATTCGTGTACGGCGAAGACAAGCACAACCTGAAACACGGCGGTACAATTTTGCCTGACGCTTTGCGCTGGCTTTGGGCGGATCATTTGAAAGGAAAGGAATAA